CATAGAAAAAGATGTTTATGCTTTTGCCCGATGGAAGCATGCAGAGATACGGCATTGTCGGGTCGATCCTTTCTCCGCTAACATCAAGCCAGTTGGGTGTATCTCTTTTGCGTATCTTCTGTGCCTGACGAGGAGACAGGATAGTGAACTTTATCCCGAGCTCAGCGAGTACTTCAAGTGTCTCTGTATTGACCGCAGTTTCCGGAAGCCACATGCCTTCAGGAAACCGCATAAACCTTTTCTCAAAGTCTTTTATACCCCAGACTATCTGTGTGCGCATATCCCGCTTATTGGCAAGAGGAAGTATCATGTGGCTGTACGCCTGAGCGATTGCTGAGCCGTGGCCTGAGAATCTTGCGATGCTCAGCCTGTCAGCCTCAAGGATCGCCTCATAGACATCAGATTTGCGCCTCTCCAGCCAGGTCAGGAGGGAAGGGCCGAAGTTGAAGCTGCTCTTTGAATAGACATTGACTATCTCTATGATCCTTTCCTCAGGGTCGAGTATGCGGGACGCGGCGTTAGGGGCATAACATTCAGCGGTTATCCTCTCGTTCCAGTCATGGTACGGATATGCCCCGTCCTGAAGCTCAACCTCTTCAAGCCAGGGGTTCTCCCTCGGCGGCTGGTAGAAATGCCCGTGTATGCAGATGTATCTATCCATTATTTATCTTTCAGCTTTTAAAGAATAAGACGCTGAGCGGAGGCAATGTCAAAGAAAGAGAGTGATCCTTTCCATGCATAGGAACCGCATTGGCATCGGCTCCGCCGGAATTTCCCATGCCGCTCCCGCCGTATATCGAGGCGTCGCTGTTCAATGACTCTCTCCAGAAGCCTCCCCTCGGGACTCCCACACGGTAATTGAATCTCGGCACAGGTGTGAGGTTGCATACAACAAGAAACATATCTCCGGATGATCTTCCCTTTCGGGTGAATACCAGGATGCTCTCCTCCCAGTTCTGGGAATCGATCCATTCAAATCCTTCGTTTGAAAAGTCGATCTCATGAAGCGCAGGCTCTGTCCTGTAGAGCCAGTTCAGGTCCTTTACCCACTTCTGTATCCCCTGATGTGAAGGGAATTGAAGCGCATGCCATTCAAGGCTCTCATTATGTTCCCACTCTTTCCACTGGGCAAACTCGCATCCCATGAAGAGGAGCTTCTTTCCCGGATGGCCGTACATGTACCCAAAGAGAAGCCTGAGGTTGGCTGAGCTCTGCCATTCATCTCCGGGCATCTTGCCGATGAGAGCGCCTTTGCCGTGAACTACTTCGTCATGCGAGATCGGCAGGACAAAGTTCTCAAAGAACGAATACCAGATGCTGAAGGTGATCTGGTTATGCTGATATTTGCGGTGGACAGGGTCATTGGAAAAGTATTTCAGTGTGTCATGCATCCACCCCATATTCCATTTCATGCCGAACCCGAGGCCGCCCACGTAAACAGGCTTTGATACCATGGGCCATGCTGTTGACTCTTCTGCAATGGTCTGGACATCAGGGAAGGCGGTATAAACCGCTTCATTCAATCTCTTCAGAAAGCTTACAGCGTCCAGGTCTTCATTTCCGCCGTATATGTTAGGTATCCATTCCCCTTCTTTTCTCGCGTAGTCCAGATAGAGCATTGACGCCACTGCGTCCACTCTTATCCCGTCGATGTGATATTTATCAAGCCAGAAGATAGCGCTGCTTATGAGAAAATTCCTAACCTCGTTCCTGCCGTAATTAAAGATGTAGCTCTTCCATTCCTGATGAAAACCTTTCTTCGGGTCTGAATGTTCAAACAGACAGGTGCCGTCAAAGTACG
The DNA window shown above is from Thermodesulfovibrionia bacterium and carries:
- the glgB gene encoding 1,4-alpha-glucan branching protein GlgB, which produces MKELTTNKTASVTAGVSLFSEEDIYLFKEGNHFRLYDKLGSHLMKVDGKDGTLFAVWAPNAAKVSVIGDFNGWDKVSHQLFPRWDGSGIWEGFIPGLAKETVYKYHIVSRLDNYSMDKGDPFAVYSERAPRTASRIWELDYKWEDGEWMRERHKNNALDAPYSIYEVHIGSWRRVPEDGNRYLTYRETAHQLAEYVKEMGFTHVELLPVMEHPFYGSWGYQTVGYFAPTSRYGTPQDFMYMIDHLHQNGIGVILDWVPSHFPSDAHGLSYFDGTCLFEHSDPKKGFHQEWKSYIFNYGRNEVRNFLISSAIFWLDKYHIDGIRVDAVASMLYLDYARKEGEWIPNIYGGNEDLDAVSFLKRLNEAVYTAFPDVQTIAEESTAWPMVSKPVYVGGLGFGMKWNMGWMHDTLKYFSNDPVHRKYQHNQITFSIWYSFFENFVLPISHDEVVHGKGALIGKMPGDEWQSSANLRLLFGYMYGHPGKKLLFMGCEFAQWKEWEHNESLEWHALQFPSHQGIQKWVKDLNWLYRTEPALHEIDFSNEGFEWIDSQNWEESILVFTRKGRSSGDMFLVVCNLTPVPRFNYRVGVPRGGFWRESLNSDASIYGGSGMGNSGGADANAVPMHGKDHSLSLTLPPLSVLFFKS